The genomic region atatattatttagtttaaaatatatatatattaaaacaatatataaatttatttaatatatatttttttcaaggaaaataattaaattacaaataaataaaatatattttctaaaatgatttatttatataattatgagAAATTAATAAaagaaagtttttttttgtttttttccaacATATTGTTTTTAAACATGCACCTTATAAACAAGTACTTAATATACTCATTTTATTTTCCTAACAAGTcatagtaaatttatttatttattttaaagaaaaaaaatcatataacaaaatatatatacttatattttcaatttatttaaatataacaaaataaGGGGAAATTAAGGGTTGTGCCAACGTTTCTGGTACATGAATGGAATGCTATTTTGATACGATCTTCAAATATGTGTGGTTGAAAGATATAGCAATCTCTGTTGGGATGTATGCTTATGTGCAGAATACTTTATTTCATTACCCGTGCTTTCTTAgtttgtgaattcattgattttctttttgttaaaaaaaaaggtGCTACATTTTTGTTTAAATGactttgatcccccttgtcctatgaggcatgaatgagaatcgatcaacatttatgctacattgagCATTTTGGGTGGAATAAGTTTttatattgaatggatatgtgcaGGAGTAAAGTCTCTGAGCTTTACATTTATTGATAATCATCTTCTAGCGTTCTTTTGTGTTGACAtatgaatgtgaaagcctttctttctttttggtgaaaagtgtgtttgtttctgagttatttgcataaaaaattaTTGAACACCTTACGAGGAGCTacactcttatgcagagggtaaacctaAACTCGGTTCACCCTACTATTGGTTTATTCGctttttcatgaagggtatgcatgggtcatcattttaaaaatatataaaaatcaaagaaaaggcaaatctgttaaccagCAATATTATAATGATTCTCGATAAAAATGAAGAATATATTGCTTTTTGGGAATGCAAAACTTTGGGTATTCAAACAATTTTCTTAGATGATATGGATTGTGACACAGATCTTGTGAATATCCTAATCCCAACTACTGATGATGGTAAACCTAACCTATACAACTGAgcctaaataaattaattttaacaattCACATGGGTAGAGAATTGTAATTATATACaaagttaattaaaaattaaaaaggagAAACTAGAATTAAGTTGGCTACTATTCTCAAATCTTGTAGAATAGATtatgataaatttttttttatagaaataaaGAAATTTTCTCAATTGATCAAATAATGATCCCATTATTTTATTTTGTAGCTAAACTAATGATAGTGAAATAAATGAGGAATCAATCATTgaaccaaaatcatttctttttgAAGTTAGTCAAGTTATATATATTGGGTAACATGGATATTGTATAATTTACTATTAACATGCTAAATTATTTCTACGAGATATCTAGTGTGGAAGTAGGTCAACATTTTTATTGGTCAACAAGGGGTTTCAAGTTCATGCTCATGTACTTCTAACTTCCTAGATTGTAATTGTTGTCTTATTAGGTTCAATTACATTAATTATTTGAGGCccacaaatcattccaaatggagcTCAAAATTTTGTGGAATATATTCTTGAATCTATTTGGAGCTTGGCTAGAGCTCAAATTGGTGAAGAAGAATATGATCCCTGAGTTTCATTTATAGGGATTATATGCTTCTATTTGTCTTTGTTTATAACTGGGAAGGTGCTCTTTTTTGAGGGGAATTATTAAATCACTTAATGGGGAATTAGCTGCGTCTACAAATGGTATTATGAACTACATTAGCTCTTGCTTACATTAGTACCTTATTTTTATCTAGGTCTTACAAAGAGAGATTTAGGCTATTTTGCTAAATATATTCAACCAACCCCAATACTTTTATGAATTAACATATTAGAAGATTTTAGAAAACCTCTATCAATTAACTTTCAACTTTTTGAAAATATAATAGTTGATAAATTGAATTAGCTTTCAGCTTTTTGAAAATATAATAGTTGATGAATTGATAGTTGTTGTTCTtgtttccttaatacttttgtaaCAAGAAATTGACTGTCTGATTGTTTTAAGACCTATTGTTCATTAGCTAGTAACTATTTCTTGTTAGGCATTTAATGATATGAAAGACAAAAACAATAAAGTTAACTTGATAAAGAAGAGAGaacaatattttgattttttgattgtcTGGATCATCTCAATTCTCCGCAATTTATAATAAAATTAACAAACATATATTATTTATCACTAACATCCAATTAGTACGGGCGAGCGACAACCCAACACCCACAATTTTATTTGGGGCTCGCTTTTATTCTTATCACTTGGGTACCTGGCGGCTATAGCTGCATAGTTAAGCAGGGCAAGTAGGTTAGGGGGTAAAGTTAACAGGATAAACAGGGGATTTGTTAGCGTAGAAGAGACCATAGTGTTTCTCCGTCTCATCCCCTCCCTTTAGGTCCTCGTTGAAAAGAGCAAAGATGAATGTTTCCATGCTCTTTCCGGGCCTCTTTGGCGTTCCTTTGTTGGACAGCACATGCTTGATCAGATTACTGTTGTAACTCCGGGCATTCTCAATGGTAGCAATGGAGGCCTTTACCCCTGTGCCATGAGAGGGCCACCCGCTTTCGGTAACCACAATGGGAATATTGGGATAACTCATGCCTTCCATCGCAGAATACACGGTGTCAACCATGGCAATGAACAAACTTGTGTAGGTGGGATCTCCGTTTTTGTTAGCAGGAGCTGAGGGTTTAAACAGAGCGTTATCTATGTTGTAAGAGTCTCTGTTGCTGTCGTACGTGAAATACGTGTACACATTCGCCATGAACGGAGACCCATTCTTCGCCAGGAATTGTAGAACAGACCTCATCTCGCTCTGCACTTTAGCAGTGAAACTTCCTTTGGAAGGATTGAGAGGGGCGAATGGCCCGATTATGTCGGTGAGGGCGTGGGTCGTGGACACCTTTATTTTGCCCTGCAGATTGGCATTCTGAAGCGCGGTTTGGATGTTGTTCATCGCGCCAACCAAAAACTGGCCCTTATCAGTCTTTCCCAAGACCTCATTACCCACTGCAATGTATTTGATATTGGTAGCAGGATAATGGGCCTTGATATTCTCATTCACCCATTTATTTGCTTCATTCTGGTTGGAGGAGATCCTCTGCAAGTCGTCTGTAGCGACTCCCACGGTTAATTCGATCCCAGAATTCGCAAATGCCTTGAAAACACTCGGCTCTTGCTTGAAGATCCTATATTTCCCAATGTTGTTCGCTTTCAATAACGCCACCACTTCCTCTTGCGAAGGCAAATTTGTTCCTGACATCCCATTGTTAACGCCAATCCTCTGTTTCTGGGCATCTGCAGAGACAAGAATGTTCAGCGACAAAAATTAACATATGGGTCGATCCAGATTGAATCGAAACTAACCAGATTAATTCATGTAAATCAGAACTTACTGGAATAGGGGGAAATTAATTCCCCATGATTCAAAATTCATTATGCTGGGCTCTTGACACTTTTACTAATTGATTGAATGTCCAGTACAGAAATGTATTGAGATTAGCATTAATAACATAAATGATAACATACCTCCATGGATGGAGAAGCAGAGGATTGAAATACATGCAATCAGGAAAACATTCATCTGCCCCATCGAAAACTTCCCATCACAAAGTCGATACGAAGAGAGACATGGGGCAAAGCTCTTTTATAAGGAGCTTGATGGGTCTACCCGGACTGGTTCAATAGTCAAATTACAGAACTTACATCTAGGGTCTTTAGACGGAAAGGAGATATGAAAAGACATTCGGGACTTTAATGAGTCTATCTATATTTCCATTAGGTAGACTTTTATGTTCCGTGTGTTTTTATTCTTGTTTGCTTGTCTAATTGTCAAATTGAATTTTGTATTTACATTTTAAATtattgtttctttttgtttttatttctgtgGATTGGTTCAATAGTCAAATTAAAATTTTgcaataaattatataataattttatCACAAATTTCTAAATTTGACTGTGATTTTTTATAGCTAAATTAGACTTTTATGTTTAATTCATGCTTCTAGAAATAATTGTCATGTTGCCTTGCATTTTCTATTAACCTTTAATATTTATTCTTTCTAACTTTATTTCATGTGTATAGCAGAAATCAAAGGGTGGCATAGACTAGTTGActagttattaaattttaattaattagttatgATTGGATATTTATTGGTTTTCTTTTCTAACATTTTTTCGTGTGTGCAATAGAAATTAAAATACTCTTGATTAATAATcaaaattaaatgttaattaattatttgctcttaaaattttatatattaaatgtttaAAGACTTGGGAGCTTTATGTAGATTTTTATGTTTAGTGCATGTTTTTATTCTTATGGACTGGTCTAATAGTCAAATTCAATGTTGAATTAGTTATTTATCATTGAAATTATTGTTCCTTTTCATTCTAGTGGATTGCTTCAAAAGTCAAATTAAattcttatttaattatttatcattgGACTTTTCAAACAATCATGAAATTTCCATAATCTAGAATAACAATGTATCATGAATTTCTAGATTTGACTTAGTAAAAATCAAAGGGGATTGTAGACTAGTTGACtagttaatattaaattttaattatttatttatcattgatCATTTATGTTTAGTGCATGTTTTTGGAAATTATCATCTTATTGCTTTTCTGTcaatctttttaatttttttgtttcttccatcatttcttttcTTACTAGGCTCTATTTATTAAACTCCATAGTATTGAATTCACGTGAACAATCCAACACTATAAATCTTTAAAACAAGATAGGGGGGATTTATGAGGATAAATCCTTCATTAGTAAATATTCTTAAGAAATAGGTTATGTACTTTCAAGGTCGAAGATGGTGGTTATGTGGTCAAGCACTTGAATTCCTCAACATGATTGTTATCTAGTTGTATTGTGAACAAGAATTTAGAttctttcacaatttttttttaccTAGTTGCACTATGTTAAGGTGATGATGAAGGAGGAGGATTattccacttttttttttttgtgtgctaGCCTCTTTGAATCACTTGATTATAGAAACAAAGAGCACTACCTTTAAATTCAAACTACAAATGAGGTAGTTGCATTATTACTTTTACAGGAGATGTGGAGAAAAGCTTCTAAATAAGTTAAGAAGTCCCTAACTACTTATGGAAACTaaaaaaaggaaagacaaaaaGGTTGAGAAAGacaaatctagatctagatctatgGGAGATCCAAATCTTCTAGAAAGACTAAGGTTAACTGTTAGAATTGCACCAAACCTAGGCATTCAAAGGAGACTgcaaagaggaaaagcaaagaaaaaggatTTAAATTATGACTCCAAAATGTCTACCCATGATGATGGTGATATCGTTTTCATGGCCTTAGCTACACATACACCAAAAAGTGTGTGGTTGATAGATTTTAGAACTTTCTTCCACATGACCTCACATTGGAGTTGGTTTCATGTATGATGAATATAAAGGACCATGACGATGTTTCTTAAATAAGAATCTCATCTAGAGCTAAAAATGATCTAAAGTGTGTGGTTGATAGATTTTAGAGCTTCCTTTCACATGACTTCACATTGAGGTTGTTTCCTAAGTATGAAAAAAATGATGACAAGAAGGTGTTCCTTAGATATGAATATCAACTAACGATTTAAAATAAATTTAGAGTTATTTTACTATATTTTATAATTCTTCTATATACATGAAACATTAATTTAAATTtttgtttaaaaatattttattttatacatttgaatttttttataatacaattatttaacttttatatataattttttattttacttttctaAAAACTACTAAATTCactatttaaaatttttaatatttaaaaaaaatagaaataaatattcttaagATTCTAAATTACATATCttacaaattaatttaataataaagttGATTTGGGAATGAAACATATGTTACTTATGAGACAAGAAGCATCTAATGGACCCCTTAGGCTACATTTCTTAGACTAAATTTAGCCATCCATTCTTATTCATATTTATATCTTTTTAAACAAGTAAGGTCCAACTTAGTTGGGTCGAAGCCGATGTAGAATAATGAAAAACAATCAGAAAAATAATATAGACTCAAAAAATTATTGCATGGTTGTACCTACATATGGGGAAGAGCCTCTCATACGTAGGCGACTTCTTCTAGTTATAAGCAGCTAGATAACGTTTTGCAATAGATAATGTTCTGGTAAACAAGTAGGTAGAATGTATCTACATTTTAAACTTCTGGAGTAATTTTCATACCACATGTAATTATAGCTACACTTCACCATGGAAATTAATTGTGAAATAATATTTTTGTGGATGGGCATTATGTGTGACTTATGATGATATTTAAATTGTAAGAGTCTAAGTTAATGTTAGAGTTTTCAATGTGGTTGTTATGTGAATGTGTCATTTTATGTTTGTGAATTCATAAGTCTCATGGCCTTATGTTCAAGTTGAGATCCTTGTGTATGAGTTTGATCCAATATGCATGTGATTTAGTGACAAGGAATATTATATGAATTAAAGTGTCGATCATTCTTTATGCCTCAATGTAGTTGTACAACTGCTATTTTTGAGAGAGAACAACTCCATGGTCATTCATGCATAAAGTAGTTCACAATGATTATTTATGACTAATATATCCACAAGACCAACAAAATGGAAAGCCTTGTTGATATGTGATGATTTTGCAAGTCAATATCCAAGATTAGATATTGATGATGGAGATAGAAACACGTAGATAATTTTCATCTAGATCAACATGGTCACAATTGCAAAATCATATTTTTTAAGATTATTTTTATAATGTGATGTACACTGATCTTCATTGTTCATGAAAATCAAAGATGCGATTTATTTTTATCAGAATgttagtatgtgttggtgtaaataattattcatcatggacattattacaccttacttaagtttacttaggaaatgcatttcataatagtttgggtatgagacacttggttgtttgtgccacattgggatagtgtgtggaggagaaattccaccttttatggtgttgatcttgttgttacactccacattcagtgggcgatccacctcatgtggactattatattatttctcctacctacccacacctatttcctacctacccttgtttcttattgagccacatgtcatgtttgtgtgctcacatatccctagccttgcctatataagcaagctcatctacattgtatgtaattattattgatcattttctattgatgagaatacaatttattcttgttctatattgtgtctctattttgtacatttcattgagctcttgatcttggcaaaatctcacatggtatcagagccattagagtgtcattggtttgccaattgagaaaaatttgatgctatttggggtttgcattttggaattttctatttcaggttattattgaagcttgatggatcaaatttgaggttaccattggattgaggaggtccaagaaagttagttttgtcttttgtttcatccaaatcagacttcggaggccaaatctagaggcatttgaagtttgacgctacggcggaaattttccagaaattataattttgcagacatttttcaaatagcgatatctcactcatctggactcattttttcgagcaattgtttttgttttggggtagaattttgtgatctatacaatggtgcaggagttttctaatttttggatacaggtttttcagaaatcgtaaaatcccgatttttacaactttggaggctttgtttgggctcatatggactccttttcaggtgccattttttttcgaaagtgcatattttttcatctactttcataatctaccatttgtttgtagtaattttaagtagaaattggccttttttggcatatttggtacttgcattttgcttggatctcagtttagatcactagcagtatttgttgaagtctcttagatctcattttgagaagttgtaaattgaaatcagaagtccactttgccttgttttgcaagtggcctattgtacatgcactacatataaagtgccaaaatcattattttggggggtactttgattgagtgaatttggggggtgtatcttgtgcttttgtgctcttgtgttccttcatttttactgctatgggttcttctaagtttcctctcttaactcctcataattatgctacttggaaaattgatgcatggagtaaacttatggaaaaaggactcactcattacattgatggaactattgttgctcccgttgatcctaaggttgatccagttggtcacttggattggcttactaaaaatatcatggcaattggtaccttaagaaagtatgtatcaaaggatctcatttttcatattgagaaatgtactctaatcaaagatgcttggaaaaagtttcaagacttgtatggtcaagttgatgagattaggggatatcagattgatagtgatctcaccatgttagatcccaagaaatttgatactatacaagattatttcactaaggcaaatgagttgagggcacaactcaaagactgtagcattgataagaaggatactcaattgatattcaacttgataggcaagcttccacaagaatatgcaacatttgtttctagtttccaaacccataggatgacaatgggttcaagctacacaatgcctacatttgatgctttcaatgaaatgttgatgatggaacaaactaagttgataagcatgggcattcttaaggcttctaagtctcaagcattaatgacaaatcaagggaacaaaggaaatcaaggaaaggacaactcaaacaagaagaaatggcaatcaaagcctaaggacaaagcaccatcttctccacaataaggagattcattctcttccaagagggataattcaccaaagagggaaagacctacttgtgcctattgtaaaaggtttggtcatgaggagcgtcgttgccattttaaaaagattgatgagcttacacatatcatcaaaaagcataacattgatttgcctaatgtctacaagaaggatgattcatcaacatccacttcctcacattcaaaaggaaaagggcaagcattcatggcttctacaagtgggaagactcactcttttggaacaagaaaaggaaaagctctatgtgctactatgaatcatgattcagagagatggcttctagattcaggggcttctcatcatatggcatcttcgcagtctatgttctctacatttgagccttgcaccatgccatagattttgatgagcaatcatacatacatggatgtgattgggaaaggatctattgacattggggataactccttcaatgatgtgttgtgtgtaccccacttgacaaacaatctcctttctatctatcaaatcacacatggcgcaactaagagagttgtggagttcacacctgactcagttttcattagagacttggagactagagctatcattgcaactggggtggttgatcatgcatctcggttatactccttttcagattttgttgatgacgatgatttcacatttgatgattctacacatgatgatcacatttcttgtgatggttcagattttgaggagaactttgggcacttgaacatggggattctcacatgtgaccccgttcttgagtcttgtatctcatctcctcatattgatatcacatcacctattgcacctgatgatgcggatagtgcgacagttttgccttcatgtgattcagtgcagcaggatattcattgtcttctagcttcagattcatgggatgattacttaacagatattgcaggtttatttatggaatccaacattgcagatttgggagacatcgttgatgacattcatcttctctttgatgaaggtgatccttcttcgattgttgcgagggaacactctgaccctcttgttcattctctacatgatcattcttttgaggttgacatgattgtggatacttatgtacaatagttggaggaggtctctttatttttcgaggagacatgtgagtctttgggacatgttctacatccatctccactagatcttggagtgcctttttcaatagtgtggcatagtttaccacctttggagggggtatctttcagcatcaacatggggacactttgagcagttttcagagattcctttcatcatgagttttcttcatacatcttcccttcatgattggggagacttcatggatacatctttggttttgtttcttcctaaggggaggaatgttgttcaacgttcgtggagcagtttcttcatacatcgagcttctatcattggtgcagattccacattgagaaggggcttcctagcttctcttcttctctcatatgggggggactttttcctcacatggggttttgtccttcacattcttctatgagagttctcttgtatgcttttcatctctcttttgggggagggtttttctctccttccctgctttgtgagagatttcattgcattggttttcatgcatttgtacatgggtacctatcatggcctcgtatccgggacccatcttgcattgcttagttgcattgtagacttaagtgcattctcgtaagttgcacttaagggggggttttggtgtaaataattattcatcatggatattattacaccttacttaagtttacttaggaaatgcatttcatagtagtttgggtatgagacacttgggtgtttgtgccacattgggagaaattccaccttttatggtgttgatcttgttgttacactccacattcagtgggtgatccacctcatgtggactattatattatttctcctacctacccacacctatttcctacctacccttgtttcttattgagccacatgtcatgtttgtgtgctcacatatccctagccttgcctatataagcaagctcatctacattgtatgtaattattattgatcattttctattgatgagaatacagtttattcttgtcctatattgtgtctctattttgtacatttcattgagctcttgatcttggcaaaatctcacaatatggatgttactagtttttttttttttttttgtgtataagTGAAATTTTAGAAGCCTAGGAACAAGAAAGAACATGAAGAAAGGACATGGACATTCTCCAAGTTGTATTCTCTTGAAAAAATATATCTTTTCAAAAATACTTGTTATttattcattattatattttacTTAATATCACGTTTTATAGTATTTTAAAATGCACACTAAAGAATGAGgtaaaaatgtaaaaataataACACATTAAAAAGGGAATGACAATAAATAACCTAAATATAGTTCCAATCAAATGTCAATATCTAATTTTGCATCATTTAAACATTAAAGGCTTAGGAAATTTACAAATCTTAGCAAACATTAACTCCATTAATATATCTTTTGAAAAATACTTGTTATTTtctcattattatatattttacTTAATATGCACGTTTCACAGTATTTTAAAATGCACACTAAAGCATGAGGTACAAATGTAAAAATAATAACACATTAAAAAGGGAATGACGATAAATAATCTAAATCTAGTTCCAATCAAATGTCGACATCTAATTTATCTTTATTAaccttttttttataataaatttcataaatgATTTAGATATGTTGAATTGCATTATTTTTTAATGATTGCATATTttaagtttaaattatttattttttatgcgaattttttttatcattatttagttttattatatttaatatttaagatCTTACTTATTCATAATTAGGTTTTTTCATCATTTCAATATGTCTATTTGGATTCTTATTAATATAGTCATTCTctattatttgatatttttttagttttgataGAATAAAAGATTTATAAGAGTCACATCCTTCCAAATAATTCAAATAGaacatattatataataaatatgcTGCATTATCCTTCACAAACTTATTATAAAATACTTGATAATAGTAATTCATAACAAACAACACTACCTATACTACATAAACTATGCACTTACCAATGGCTATATATGCCCATATAGAGAGCTAAAAGcaaagaaataacaaaaccaaaagaaaaaataaaaaccaaCAAAAGCTAACACCATGTAGAACTCAAAATCTGTAATGAAAAGAAGAATAAAAAACAACAATCAATATGACATGaagacattgttggcattatgtgaactggcatgagcaTTATGTGAACTGCCATGAGCCTtgtgtaaactggcatgaagacataatgatattgtatgttgtcattgatgtcagtatgagacatagtgtgaatcgACACATGACATAAGTGAAGAAAGAGgcaccgacatatgtgtgaaccagtatatgccaaagtgaagtgacacatttgttcaaagtgaaccggcatgcagttatgggaaccggcacatggaagcactgtatgattaccggttggtaaggcagcttccacttcagggtttccggttggagtatctcaagtctatgtgactcaatcggtgctctttgtgtgatgagttaacagtatgatgaaggacagattgtgttgccacataagctctgtgcgcatgaaggatcttgcataaagaagactatccctatctacctcgagaatgtgcgaattctgtcaaatggtgataacgcttgatgggttatcagccgccatgaaaatggtggataatggatgatggagaatgtcttgagattgactcaagactggtgcatttaatgcagtatgtttcaatggtcaggatcgaactgtttgaattgcCCAGCCTAAcaaatttagggtttaaggtttttgctaccgacctgtatgttccctataaggtcaatgttaggtttctgtctaaagttgctggcaaaagttgtgaatgtgtatccaatgaaagtgatacaagattcttgccagaccataggagagaagagatacctgcaaagtgtatgtgcagaaggaaaagagcaGCCTAAGTGGATCTGTACTGGTAttaagtgctgttaacagatcattgtaatacctgttgatctctaaccacttcaacagttgtaaaatcccctaatagggtagcct from Cryptomeria japonica chromosome 3, Sugi_1.0, whole genome shotgun sequence harbors:
- the LOC131074695 gene encoding glucan endo-1,3-beta-glucosidase gives rise to the protein MGQMNVFLIACISILCFSIHGDAQKQRIGVNNGMSGTNLPSQEEVVALLKANNIGKYRIFKQEPSVFKAFANSGIELTVGVATDDLQRISSNQNEANKWVNENIKAHYPATNIKYIAVGNEVLGKTDKGQFLVGAMNNIQTALQNANLQGKIKVSTTHALTDIIGPFAPLNPSKGSFTAKVQSEMRSVLQFLAKNGSPFMANVYTYFTYDSNRDSYNIDNALFKPSAPANKNGDPTYTSLFIAMVDTVYSAMEGMSYPNIPIVVTESGWPSHGTGVKASIATIENARSYNSNLIKHVLSNKGTPKRPGKSMETFIFALFNEDLKGGDETEKHYGLFYANKSPVYPVNFTP